The DNA region CGTTGTAGTGACCAGAGTTCTTTTCTAATGTGTTTAAATTTAGTTGCTGATCCCCATATGCCTGCGGCGTATGTGAACATTGGTTGGATGACTGAGATGTATATGGTTTTGACATTTTCCGGGTGTATGCCCCATGTGGGTCTGATAAGTTTAGTTAGTTTACTGAATAGTTTTTGGGTTTTTTCTATGACAGAGTGACAGTGGGAGGTGAACGATAGGCGGTTGTCGATTATTACGCCTAGAAGTTTGATTTTGGAAGAGAAGGGGATGTGGGTATTTTGCATGGTTATGATTGCATTTTTGGATTTTGGTGTGAATGTAATTGCTTGAGTCTTGTGGGGGGCAAATGTGAGTTTAGCTTTATTTCCCCATTCTGATATCATTTTGAGGGTTTCATTGTACTCTAATGTTTCTTTCTGTTGTTGTGGGTTTTCAACttctattataagtttgtCTTTTGTAATTTGGGTTATTTTGCTAGGAGCGAAGTTCTTatctttaaatgaaatttgttcTCTCAGAGTCTGTATGGCTGGTTTGGCGTTGTCGCCGTCGGGGGTTGGGGTCTTAACAAGAATAGTTGATTTAGTGGGGGCCTTGGCGGTCAAAGAGGCGTATGTGGGGGCCTTGGAGGGGGCAGAGAGGGTATGGAACGCCTCAAGCTCCTCCCTAAAAACCCGTCTGAGAGTGTCTTCCTGAATAGTGGGGTTTGGGGTTAGGGGGTTAGGGGTGTCCTGAGAGCTTTTTTCACTATTGCTCGATGTGATTTTTATCGTGGTGCTCTTAATAGCTTCTGCTGCGTCtactattaatttcttattggGTGCTGTGACGCTTTTTCCTTGGTTAATTGCTTCAATAATGATGTTTGCTagctgatatattttttctgtgggGTTTTCTGACAAATTGGGGAGGGTCGGGGGGGTGGGCAAGGTGGCTTTAACGCTTGCCATGATTTATGAAAGAAAGAATGACtttaaacattaaacaaaaaaaaaaaaaaaaagataagagaattattttaactttataaattaatatctcaGAAACTAGTTGAgaaaagatttcaaaaatggcgTGGGTGTACTTCTATGGGTCTAATCTATTGGAAAAGAGTGCAAGTTTGACCAAAAATGCGAAAAAGTAGTGAAAATTTCCGATTTTACGAGCTTAATATCTCAGAAACTACTGGgtataaaattccaaaaacagcgtgaaacttattttttaggtcTAGACTATGGATGTATAATGTTGGTTTGTCCGAAAATCCCGTAGGAGAAAAGTGATTTTTCAGTTTGAAATTACGTAAAGTCGTCGAAAAAATGTTCTCTTTTTTGGTTAGGACAGTCTATCTCAGAAACTATGGCAGGGAAAATTCTCAGATTTGGCACAATTATGGTCAGATAGATGCACTAGGGGCTCAACTATGTCACTTAGCTCTGGGGCTCCAGGGTCCTGGTGTGTGATGACGCGAAGTCGCCAGATGTTGGATTTCGGCAGGAAAAACGGCTGTATCTCAGGAACGCGGGATCCCAGGAACTTGGTGAAACTGCCTTCAGATGCGTCTTCTTACCGCACTTCAGGAGGCAGTTGGACCACTAGCGAAGGTGCATGGGTTTAGCCGCAAACACAAGAAAACCGCTGATTGGCTGTGATGGTTTTTCTGTGATAGCCACCTGATGGCTCAGCAGAAATGTCTCAAATTTGGTGAAATTGTAGTCACTGATTTAACACACAAGATAGCAGTTCAAAAAAGTGGGGTTATCGATCTTATTCcagagaaaaaattttttgaagtttaaaatttttaaaagtgaaaatgttTGGGTTTCCTGTTGTTACACTATTGTCTTAATATCACTGTACTATATGTCAAAAGTTGCGCACTGTTGTAACCTTTAATTTGGTATATGAATCATAAAGATATCTGTCCACtgggtttttttattgattttaatatgaaaaaagtcAACGAAAATTTAGAGTTTttgcacttttaaaaatagttactaaAAATCTACACTTATAACACTACACACAGTTCATAGCACTAATAAGCACGCATTTTTTAAGGTATCTCACTTAGCTGTAGCACTTTTAGATCCGgaggtattaattttttaaacgaaaaatGGGGAATTTTTTGCGCGGAGCGACGTGGACCGTGTGCGTTCAGCTCGCGCGCGGCGGGGAGActgggttaggttaggttaggttaggttaggttaggttaggttaggttaggttaggttaggttaggttaggttaggttaggttaggttaggttaggttaggttaggttaggttaggttaggttaggttaggttaggttaggttaggttaggttaggttaggttaggttaggttaggttaggttaggttaggttaggttaggttaggttaggttaggttaggttaggttaggttaggttaggttaggttaggttaggttaggttaggttaggttaggttaggttaggttaggttaggttggggtgctaagTGCGGGAAACCTCCTCGAGTGCCCATTCCCTTGAACGTTTACCTCTCTCTCTTAATCCTCTTGGATTCGGTTAGAGCGGTGGCTGACAAGGGATTTGGGacggtgcaccctgggcggcAGCCAACAACTCTCCGTTATGCGGGGTCTTGTTGGTTGTTGGCCAATATCCTGCTAACCAGCCACTCTCTCCTGTCTGAACAATCAGACAGTGAGCAGCAGATGTGGCTTGCGCGGCGTTCAGGTCTTGGACGTGGACCTGCGTCGGGCAACTCGTTACCCCAAATACTGGGGCCGAGGGTGCTGTGCTATTAAAAGCCAGCGCCGCGAGGAAGAAAACCTCATCAAAAATAACCCCAATCCCAAGGTCTGGCGTGCCGATGGGATGAATGGCGGGGGGGGAACCCCGTCCCGAGCGCTCACATGAGAGTAGGAGGAGTCAGGGACCTCACCCTGAtcaaaaaaaggaaaatatgaaatggCGAGTGACAAAAACTATTTACCCCAGGAGGGTACCAGCTTCGCTGGAGAATCCCTCTCTGCATCTTCGGATGTGGACAGCCTCACCGTATCTGGGGGGGGCATCAACCGCCAGAGGGACGCAAGTCCCTCTCAACAATCAGTCCAGACGGACTCTGACAACGACAGCGACTCTAGTCTCCCAGAGGCTTTGCTGAACGAGGAGAACAGAGGTGGCAGGGGTAGTGCTCCCCTGAAAAGGAAAGCACCGGAAGTATCAGGAGCTATGGAACGAGGTCCTAAAATCAACACCGCCATCAGGGGCCGGCCTCGCACACCAGGTATGCGGCGCACACAAGGCGCAACTGAAGGCCGTAAACGCGCCACTGTAGTGGACGAGCACTTGGGGGTGGTCCGGGCTGCTGCCAACAGGGTGCTCGAAGAAGCCGATAAGTCCGGAAACCTCAAAGGGACGGTGTGGCGGGCCATGAAAGAGTCCTGCCAACAAATATTGGAAGCTGCCGAGAAAATCGAGGCCCAACAGGTGGAATCGGAAGCAGTTCGAATACTCACAGCGGACAATAAAAGGATGAGGGAACAGCTAGAACTTCTACAGAAGGAAACAAAGGCGCTCCGTACGGCCTACTCCGAAAAGGCGGCTGCGCCTTTAACCTCAGGGACGGGAATCACAAGGACCGAAATCCAAGAAGTCCTTGCGGACTTTAAGGAATCCTTAGAAAGGGACCTGTTTCTGAGATTGGGGGGCATGGTTACGGATCGGCTTAAGGAGGCTGAAAAAAGGGGCATTCTTGCTCCCGAGCCGATTATGCGCCCGCCCCTTACGACAGATAAGAGGCCAAATGAGGTTGAACGCCAAAACCATGAAGAGGAACGGCCAACGACACTAATGTCATCCGCAAGACCTGGACCAGCGGCGCGAAATACAACCCGTCGCAGGCCACAGCCGCAGGAGGAAGAGCCACAGCCTGGCCCCTCTCAGACAACTGAAGCTCCTCTGACCAACCAGGAGAAGGAAGGATGGGCCACTGtggtgaaaaagaaaaaaggcaAGAGGGGAAAAGGCAAGGGGCACGGAAAAAATTCCCCCCCTGACAAGCTGAAACCCACCCAAGCCCAGGTCCGAACCCCCGGGGTGTCTGCGAAGCCGCCACCTAAGAAAATGTTCACCCCACCAAAGTCGTCGGCGGTGGTGGTAACCCTACGGCCGGAATCCAAAATGGATTACAAATCAGTTATGGCCAGGGTCACCACCCTTAAGCTACCGTCCATTGGGGTGGACCACGTGGCGGTAAGGAGAACTGCTACCGGGGCTCGCATTATTGAGATCCCCGGAGCTCACAGTGCGGTCTCCGCTGACACCCTGGCCGAAAAATTAAGGGAGATGGTGGGCGATGAAGCCCAAATATCACGGCCATATAAAACggcacaaataaaaatttatggctTCGATGAGTCAGTGACCCAGGAGTCCCTAAAGGAAGCTGCAGCTGAAGCTGGAAACTGTCCACCGGGACAGATAAGGGTTGGCGCTATTCGCACGGCACCTGACCAGACCGGGGCGTCTATTCTAACTTGCCCTGTAGCAGCCGCCAACAATTTGATCAAAGCTGGACGCCTACTGGTCGGATGGTCGGCCGCCAAAATCAAGGGGCTCGAGGCCCTGCCCATGCGATGCTTCCGCTGCATGGGCTTGGGCCACACTAGGGCCCTCTGTCCGTCTCCGGTGGACAGATCCAATGTGTGCCACCGATGCGGCCAAACGGGCCACATGACGGTGGAATGTAGCGCCAAGGAGCCATGGTGTGCCGTGTGCCACGCCGCAAAGCTCCCGGCGGGGCACGTAATGGGGGGAAAGGCCTGCAACCCCCCACGCACCAGGGGTAAGACGGCCCTGGCTACGAGGGAGGTCTCGGAGGGTCGACTAATGGAACATTAATGCCAACACGACCCTCCCACCACCTGGAAGTTCTGCAGGCCAATGTCAACCACTGCGCCCGTGCCCAAGACCTCCTAGTCCAGCACGTGGCGGAGTGGGGCATTGGCGCTGCCATAGTGTCGGAACCCTATTACGTCCCCCCGCTTTCCAACTGGGCTGGCGACACTGAGGGGCTGGTGGCGGTTACTGCTCCCCAAATCGGAAACCACCCACCTCTCTCGAAAATTGTGAGTGGTAGAGGTTACGTGGCGGTGAGATGGGGAGTTATCGCAATAATTGCTGCATACTTCTCCCCCAACGAGCCGCTTCGTGACTTCGAAGACCTCCTTGAGAGAGTGGGTAGGACGATCGGGAGCATAGCGCCGACACCTGTCATGCTGATGGGAGACCTCAACGCGAAACACACGGCATGGGGTTCTCCCGTCGCCAGCCCAAGGGGGGAAGCCCTCTATGACTGGGCGGTGGGAGTGGGGCTTGAAGTCCTAAACCGGGGCAACGCCGCTACCTGCGTGCGGCGGAACGGGGAGTCGATAGTTGATGTGACGTTTGCGACCCCGGCCATTGCCGCGCGGGTGGCGAATTGGCGTGTCCTGGAGGATGTCGAGACCCTCTCCgaccatttatatataaggacGACGGTCTCCAACATGCCCTGTTCCCAAATGCCCGGTCGGGACGAGGGGGGGCGGCAAGGGTTCCCCAGGTGGAATATGGCAAGTCTCGACAGGGACCTGGCTGAAGAGGCTGCCATGATTATCGAATGGAGAGAACCCACACCAAGCCGGTCCCTTGGTGTGGAGGAAAGGGCAATAGGCTTTCGCGTGTCACTCACTGAGGTGTGTGACGCATCCATGAGGAGGTCCGGCCCGTTGCCTGCAAAGGCGCGGGTTCACTGGTGGTCGGAGGACATTGCTGAACTCCGACGTCTCAGTAACCGCGCCCGTCGTAACTACACCCGATGCAGGCGGCGACGGAACTGGGTAGCTGGAGAGGAGGAGCGACTCCATGCTGCCCTCCAGGAGGCTAAAAAATCCCTGTCGATGGCAATCACTAAGGCTAAGGAGGAAGCCCACGAGGCGTTTCTGGCCACACTCGACAGGGACCCGTGGGGGAGGCCATATAGGGTAGTGCGCAACAAGATGCGCCACGCCCCCCCCACAGCCTCCTTAGAGCCGGATCTCCTTAATAGGATTCTCGAAGGCCTATTCCCAACGGCCCAAACATTCGTTCCTCCGAGAATGTCGGCCCCTGAGCGGGAGTCCATCACGACGGAAGTGCCACCGGTGACGACTGAGGAATTTGACCAGGGAGTAGCGCGCCTAATGGCCTGCAAAAAGGCCCCTGGCCCAGATGGCGTCCCTGGTCTGGTTCTACCGGTGGCCTTAAAACACCTGGGGAGCCGTCTCAGACAGCTCTTTGATGACTGTTTGTCATCAGGACGGTTCCCCAAACCGTGGAAGGAGGGCAAGCTCTGCCTACTCAGGAAGGAGAGCCGGCCCGAGGACTCCCCCTCGGGGTGGAGGCCCCTACTGATGCTGgatgaaaccgggaaaatgctaGAACGCATTGTGGCCAACCGGATCATCCAGCATCTGGAAAATGTCGGGCCCAACGTGTCGCACCGCCAGTACGGATTCAGAAAAGGGCGGTCGACCGTTGACGCGATAGGGGCCCTCCGAATATTCTCGGAGGACGCAATGGAACGGAAGGGAGGGGCCGTGGGTGTCTCGCTGGACATAGCGAATGCCTTCGGCTCCCTCCCATATGAGGTAATAGAGGAGGCACTCAAATACCATGGAGTGCCCCTCTACCTCAGGAACCTCGTAGGGCACTACCTTACTGAGAGGGTGGTGCTCTACGAGGACAGAGAAGGCGTAAAATCCAAGGCGATGACCTGCGGTGTTCCCCAGGGGTCTGTTCTAGGGCCTCTGCTATGGAACATCGGCTTCGACTGGGCCATCCG from Plodia interpunctella isolate USDA-ARS_2022_Savannah unplaced genomic scaffold, ilPloInte3.2 Pint_39, whole genome shotgun sequence includes:
- the LOC128682742 gene encoding uncharacterized protein LOC128682742, with translation MASDKNYLPQEGTSFAGESLSASSDVDSLTVSGGGINRQRDASPSQQSVQTDSDNDSDSSLPEALLNEENRGGRGSAPLKRKAPEVSGAMERGPKINTAIRGRPRTPGMRRTQGATEGRKRATVVDEHLGVVRAAANRVLEEADKSGNLKGTVWRAMKESCQQILEAAEKIEAQQVESEAVRILTADNKRMREQLELLQKETKALRTAYSEKAAAPLTSGTGITRTEIQEVLADFKESLERDLFLRLGGMVTDRLKEAEKRGILAPEPIMRPPLTTDKRPNEVERQNHEEERPTTLMSSARPGPAARNTTRRRPQPQEEEPQPGPSQTTEAPLTNQEKEGWATVVKKKKGKRGKGKGHGKNSPPDKLKPTQAQVRTPGVSAKPPPKKMFTPPKSSAVVVTLRPESKMDYKSVMARVTTLKLPSIGVDHVAVRRTATGARIIEIPGAHSAVSADTLAEKLREMVGDEAQISRPYKTAQIKIYGFDESVTQESLKEAAAEAGNCPPGQIRVGAIRTAPDQTGASILTCPVAAANNLIKAGRLLVGWSAAKIKGLEALPMRCFRCMGLGHTRALCPSPVDRSNVCHRCGQTGHMTVECSAKEPWCAVCHAAKLPAGHVMGGKACNPPRTRGKTALATREVSEGRLMEH